A region of Plantactinospora sp. BC1 DNA encodes the following proteins:
- a CDS encoding response regulator transcription factor yields MARLLLIEDDPAIRTPLLHALRDRGHAVAAVQSAMTGLQRVLDDRPDLVVLDLGLPDLDGLELLRMLRAVNSTPVIIATARDEEAEIIRGLDAGADDYVVKPFTAAQLDARIRAVLRRGTGPADGPAALAVGELRVDPAGRQATLAGTPLELTPREFDLLHYLAARAGRVVSKRELLTEVWQLPYGGADKTVDVHLSWLRRKLGETAQQPRYLHTVRGVGVRLDVPGTRP; encoded by the coding sequence GTGGCTCGCCTACTGCTGATCGAGGACGACCCGGCCATCCGTACCCCGCTGCTGCACGCGCTGCGCGACCGGGGACACGCGGTAGCCGCCGTGCAGTCCGCGATGACCGGGCTGCAACGGGTCCTCGACGACCGGCCCGACCTCGTCGTACTCGACCTCGGCCTGCCCGACCTGGACGGGTTGGAGCTGCTCCGGATGCTCCGGGCGGTGAACAGCACACCGGTGATCATCGCCACCGCCCGGGACGAGGAGGCCGAGATCATCCGAGGGCTGGACGCCGGCGCCGACGACTACGTGGTGAAGCCCTTCACCGCCGCCCAGCTCGACGCGCGGATCCGGGCGGTACTGCGGCGCGGCACCGGCCCGGCCGACGGCCCGGCGGCGCTGGCCGTCGGCGAGCTGCGGGTCGATCCGGCGGGCCGGCAGGCGACCCTGGCCGGGACACCCCTCGAACTGACCCCCCGGGAGTTCGACCTGCTGCACTATCTGGCCGCCCGGGCCGGTCGGGTGGTGAGCAAGCGGGAACTGCTGACCGAGGTGTGGCAGCTGCCCTACGGCGGCGCCGACAAGACGGTGGACGTACACCTGTCGTGGCTGCGCCGCAAGCTCGGCGAGACCGCGCAACAGCCGCGCTACCTGCACACGGTGCGCGGGGTGGGGGTCCGGCTCGACGTACCCGGGACCCGGCCGTGA